CCGAAATTTTCAAACCTTTTAAACAGCTTCAGTTTTGCTAAATGATGATTCACATCTTGCCTTGGTGCTATTATATCATAAGTAAAATCATCTATAATGAACGGTCTGTCACTATTTATAGCACGTACTTGATCTTCTGCACCACCAAGGTGAGAAGCCCTTAGTATTCCTACTTCATTATCAAAATAGGAGTAATATGCATCAAAACCCCAAGAAAACTTATTAAGACCAAATCCTAAAGAGAAATCTTTTTCATCTTGACCTGTATTACTTAAAATATAATCTGGCGTTTCAAAATCTCCAAAGCGTTTATACGTTCCTTGAACTCTAGTATACCAACCAGACTTAAACGCCTTAGTGAGGTTAGAAGTAAGTGTGCCGCCACGACCATTTGTAGATCCTGTAATTATAGTTTTTCCATAGATAGTATCTTTTAATGGTGCTTTTTCTGGTTCTACAATTACAATACCACCAACTGCGCCACCACCATATTGTAATGCATTGGCTCCTTTTATTACAGCAACTTTACCAGCAGCATTTAAATCTACATTTGGTGCGTGTTCTGCTCCCCATTCTTGGTCTTCCATTTTAGTGCCATTATTATAAATAAGGACACGACTGCTATGTAAACCTTGTATAACAGGTTTAGCTACAGTATTTCCTGTATTTAAAGTAGATACGCCACTTATAGATTTTAAGGCATCACCTAAAGAACCGCTTGTTTTTGCATCTAAAATTTCAGAATCTAAAACCTGTTCTTGTGCAGACAGTACGTTTTTCTTGAATACAGCACCTTTAATGGTAACTTCTCCAAGTTCTTCTAAATGATGTTCTAGCTTAATATCTAAAGTTGTATTACCAGAAACAGTTACTTGTACTGCTTTGGTATCACATTCAGGATGTGAAACTTGCAATGTGTAACTGCCATCACACAACCCTTTAATGGTATAGTTACCATCAAAGTCTGATAGTACAGCCTTCTCTAAGCCAGCTACAATAAGAGTAGCGCCAATTAAAGGTGAGTTATCGTGAAAATCTACAATAGTTCCTTGCAATGTATACTCACATTCTTGCGCATTTACAAAAAGTGTACATATACAAGCACATACCCATAGGTATTTTTGCATGTCGTGAAAATTTTAAAATTGAAAACTATCCTGTTGCATATACACGCAAAGGATATTAAGAATGGAAATTATGATAAAGAAGGTGGTCCTCTAAGTGAGACCGATGTAGAAGATGTTAAGACCACACCTTCATTAATCTTGAAATTTTGGGTTTGTGGTAATACAAACGACCAAATTTCATAATTAGGGACATTAAAAACAACAACAGGATTTAACTGAAACTTATAAAAATTACAGTCTAAATGTTTCTCGTGAAAATGAGTATCGCTAGGGTTGTCACAAAGCTTATGTTCATGTTGCTCTAATGCATGACCAAATGAAACCCCTAATGGAAATAGGAGTACAGCGGTAGCTATAATTGCAATATGTTTAAAAAACTTTGTTTTCAATGTATGTTTTAATCTAAGAATTTTGCAAAACCGAGACGTCTAAGCATTTTCTTTTCGAAAGCCCAGAAGAATTGGAATTGACCAAATATCCAGCCGAAAATAATCAAAAGCACTTGATAAACAGGGAAAATTAACAAAATCCTAACAGGCCAGTAAATCCAACCGCTAGTGTTTTCTTGGGTAATACCTAAAAATTCGACTATAGGACCAGCAATTTTTGCAGATGTAGATCCTGTAATGCCAAACACTATAAAAATTACCACTACTTGCCAGTTAGAAGAAATTCCCCAACGTTCTTTAAGCTTTTTCATTCGGCAAAATTACAAATTTACCTTAGTTTCTGATTGTAAGTTTCTTCAAAAAATTCGAAGTAATTAAATAAAAGATAATTTACTTCATAGCCATAATCTATACCAGGTTGGTAATCTATTTGTTGTTCGTAAAGGTTAGTTCTGTTATATCGAGAATCTAATACACGCCTATTGTATTCCTGAACAGAAAACAAATTTCTGTTTTCTAAAACCTTTTGTATGTAATAACCGCGAGGTGGTTGTGTTACTAGCCAACTTTGAAAACCTGGCTCGATAATTATAATTTCATATTCTAAACTATCATTAGCAATGCGTACAGTATCTAGAGACTTAGTTTTAGATTCTTTATCGGTATGAGCTGCATCTGTAGTGTTAGTAGTTGCACAAGCTATTATTAACAATGCAAGCAGTAATGTTGGTATAATCTTTTTCATAACTAAAAAGATACAAAAACGATTCCAATTTTATATAAACAAAAAACCAGTTGCCTTAAGACAACTGGTTTTATTTATATAGTAGTAAAATTATTTTCCAAATAAGCCACCAAGCATACCGCCAAGGCCTCCTTTTTTCTTATTTCCGCCAAGAACCATTCCGGCAACATCATCTATAACACTACCATCACCATCTGCGTCTAAAAGCGTTTCAATTAAAGATTGATCATTTGTACTTTGCGATCCTAAAACAGAACCTAATAAATCTCCAAGACCGTTTTGACTTACATTGTCCTTACGCTTTTGGCTTCCTAATATTCCCATAATTATCGGTGCAGCCATTTTTATGATTTGGCCTACACTACCAGCATCTACACCACTTGTTTTACTAATGGTTTGCTCTACACGTTCTTGCTTGCCGCCTAAAACGTGACCTAAAATACCACCACCATCACTCATTAAATCATCTAGACCTCCACCACTTAATAAACCACCTAAGTTATCTAATAAAGAACCATCGTGTTTATTATTTTCTAAGGCACTATTTAGGCTTGCTGCACCATCTGGAGTTGCTGCATTCCTTTTCATTGCTCCTAATATTAGAGGCATAGCCGAGCTTAATACAGAAGCTGTACGGTCTGGGCTAGTATTGGTTTTTTCACTAGCACTACTAATAAGTTGTTTGCCAATGTCTGTATTTAATAAATCTAAAATTGAAGCCATAATAAAGAATTAGTTGAAATGTTAAAATTTTAAGATTTGAAAGTTAGTCAATTAATTTAAAAATCAGAAAATAAATTCATCACAAAATATTGCCTTTCGTCACATGTATATGATCTTGTATAGCTATATTAATATCTTTATAAGGTTTGAAGCATATGAAATATAGCCCCATTTATATTATCTTATTACTATTCTTTACGCAAATGTCTGCGCAAGAGAATGATAAGGATTTAAACAATTTGTTTAATGCTGTAACAACTATTGAAGTTACACCAAACGCATTACAGAATTATTTTTATAAGATCACAGATAATTACTTACTCACAGAGCACAGAGAATCTTTTACAGGTTTTTTTAATTATGTAGAATCAGATTTAGAATTAATGAACTCTACAGTGTTTAAGGATCACTATTATCTTTTTAAGGCAAGGTCTTATAGGCTCTCTAATGAATTTGGTAAAGCTTTTTCTAGTCTAAATAATATAAGTGATAAGTTATCAGGCTTTTCAAAAAAGGACAGTGTTAACTATTTTGTTATGTACCACCTTGCTACCACAGAGCTTGGGCTGTTTAAACAAAGTATTAACTATGCCCAGATTATTAACTCTATAGATGATATACCATCTACTAGAGAGCCAGGTATGGCACCAGATATATATTTTTTAGTGTCAAGTGATTTATCTTATAACAAGCTAGGTGATTATAAAAATGCTATTCGCATAGCAAAATCTAAGTTCGAAAAGTTTAAGGAGCTGTATCCTAAAGATTATTACTTTCTATTTAATAGGGCTAATAATATAGGTGTTTACTATAATAATTATAACAAGCCAGATAGTGCATTAGTTTATTTTAATAAAGCAATGTCTTATTTGGATTATGAGGGTTTTAATGGTTCTAAGAGTACAGATAAATATAGATCGTTTGTTCAAGGAAATGTAGCGCAGTCTTATATGTTAATGGAGCATTATAAAGAAGCAATCCCATTATTAGAGGACGATGTAGAAAAGTCTCTTGACTATTTTCCCTACAATGCATTAATAAGCTCTGTATTGTTAGCAGAAAGTCATGTTAAACTTAATAATGTAGCAAAAGCCGAACGTGTATTGTCTAGGTTTGATAGTATTTCTAATGCTACAGAACGATTACAAAACCCAGAGTTTAGAGACAAACTATTTGCCATTAAAGCAAAAATTGCAGAACAAAAAGGAAACCATGTAAAAGCCATTGAAATCTTAAATGCTCAAATAAAGTTTAGAGATTCTAACAAAGCTGCAGAAAAACTTGAGGAAGCAATTTCATTACAGTCTGCTTTCGAATTAGAGAAAAAAGAAGCAGAGCTACTTGCCTCTAAAGTAAAAGCTAATGAAATGGAAGTAACCTTAAATAAGCGTAATTATAGTATTATAGGAGGCTTACTTTTAATAATACTTTTAGCCTGCTTACTAGTTTGGTACCGTTTGAATAGTTTGAAGCAAAAAGCTCAAAACAAAGAATTTAAACTACTAACTGAAACTATAGCAGAAAAGAATAAGGTAATTAATATAGCACTTCAGGAAAAGGATACACTTTTAAAGGAAATACATCATCGTGTAAAAAATAACTTGCAAGTGGTTTCCAGTCTTTTAAGTTTACAAAGTAACAATATTAGTAGTACCGTTGTAAGAGAGGCTTTACTAGATGGGCAAGCAAGAGTTAGATCTATGGCGTTGGTACACCAAAGGTTATATGAAACAGATAATTATAAGGATATTGTTTTTAATGACTACATAGGCCAACTTGTGCAAAATTTAATAGCAACTTATAGAGTAGATAATAAAGTAGAATACACTATTAACTCTAAAGAAATAGTAGATATAGATATAGCTGTGCCTCTTGGTTTAATAATTAATGAGGTAGTCACAAATACTTTAAAGTATAGTGAAAAAGATGTGCTAAGGTTGTCTATAAATTTTAACGAAAAGAACACAAATCATTATAAATTAGTAATCTCAGATAATGCCTTAGGATTTAATCTTGAAGAAGTGAAAAAACGAAAGACCTTAGGTCTTAAATTAATAGAAATATTGGTGAAACAGTTAGAAGGAAATCTTGATATAGATACTTCAACTAAATCACCAACAACATATACAATTGAGTTTCCAAAAACTGACAAATGAAAAAAAACATTCTCATAGTAGAAGATGAGCTTTTAATTGCTGAAGATATTAAGTACAATTTAGAGCGTTTAAATTATAACGTATCAGGTATTGCCATAAGAGCTTCAGAAGCACTTACAATACTTGAAAACAATAGTGTAGATTTAGCTTTGCTGGATATTAATATTAAAGGAGAATTAGATGGCATAGAGTTAGGAAGAAAGATTAGATCTCTTTATCCAATGCCAATTGTGTACCTAACATCTAACTCAGACAAACGCACTGTGGAACGTGCTGTTGAAACAGAGCCATCTGGCTATGTGGTTAAACCTTATAACAAAACAGATCTTTTTACAACACTTACGTTAGCTCTTCATAACTCAGATAAAAACGAGAAGCCACAAGAAAAACAATCTACACAAGGTAAAGGTAAGTCTGTGTTTTTTAAAGTAGAAGGTACTTATACAAAAGTATTGTTTGATAATATATTATTTTTTAGAACCGCAGGAAATTACATTGAGATTCATAAAATTGGAGGAGTAGACTTGGTAAGGATGACAGTTAAGGAATTGTTTGAACATGTAGCTTCAGGAAATTTCTTGAGAGTACATAAATCCTATATTTTAAATAGGGATAAAATAACTGGATTTAATGGTAAAGAGGTTTTTATAGGAGATAGGAAGTTTCCTATGGGTGGCGTTTATAAAGATGAAGTCTTTCAAGTGTTAGATGTAAACTAAATTTTGTCACAAATAACTTAGGTTTTGTCACATCAGTCTACATGCAATTCAAGTAATTAATATATTTGAGATATCCATAGATAATTGGGGTTTATATGGGTGTTTTATACTAAAAAAGGAGTGATTTGTTAATAATCACTCCTTTACTTTTAATATATCTTGTTAATTATGCAGGTTGTAGTATATCTGCAATCTGCTCTGCTAACTCAACACCAATTCTGTCTTGCGCTTCTAGAGTAGCTGCGCCAATATGAGGACTTAATGAAAGTTTTTCATTCATTAATAACTGTATCTCTGGCTTAGGCTCTTTTTCAAAAACATCTAAAGCTGCAAAAGATACTTTTCCATCATTTAGAGCATCAACCAATGCCACTTCATCTAATACACCACCACGTGCAGCATTAATAATACCAACACCTTCTTTCATTTTTGAAATTTCTTCTTTACCAATTACATAATCCTTTTGAGCAGGAACGTGTAAGGTTATAAAATCTGAATGCTGTATTAAATCTGAAACGGGTTCTGTTTTAATAGGAATCTTTATGGTTTGGTGATTGTAAAATTCTAATTCTATTTCTGCTTCACCTACATAGTTATCACTTGCTACTACTTTCATACCGATACCTAAGGCAATCTTAGCTACCTCACGACCAATACGACCAAAACCAATAATACCTATGGTTTTACCTCTTAGTTCTCTTCCTTTAGCATAAGATTTTTTTAAAGCCTTAAAATTTGTATCGCCTTCTAGTGGCATTGCTCTATTAGAGTCGTACAAGTATCTAACGCCACCATATAGGTGAGCAAATACGAGCTCTGCAACGCTACTGGATGATGCTGCAGGTGTATTAATAACGTGCAAGCCTTTTTCTTTTGCATAGCTAACATCTATATTATCCATACCAACACCGCCACGACCTATTATTTTTAAGCTAGGGCACGCATCGATTAATTCTTTTCTTACAGTTGTGGCACTTCTTACCAATAGTACAGAAATGTCGTTTTTATTTATATAGTCTTTAAGTTGATCTTGAGCTACGTTAGTAGTTATAACTTCAAAACCAGCTTTTTCCATAGCGTCTACACCGCTTTGAGAAACACCATCATTTGCTAAAATTTTCATATCTATTTTTTAAAATCTAATTTAATTATAAGGATTAGTTAAGCTTTACGTTCTAGATCACTCATAACTTCAACCAAAGTACTAACACTATCT
This region of Croceibacter atlanticus HTCC2559 genomic DNA includes:
- a CDS encoding DUF937 domain-containing protein, which codes for MASILDLLNTDIGKQLISSASEKTNTSPDRTASVLSSAMPLILGAMKRNAATPDGAASLNSALENNKHDGSLLDNLGGLLSGGGLDDLMSDGGGILGHVLGGKQERVEQTISKTSGVDAGSVGQIIKMAAPIIMGILGSQKRKDNVSQNGLGDLLGSVLGSQSTNDQSLIETLLDADGDGSVIDDVAGMVLGGNKKKGGLGGMLGGLFGK
- a CDS encoding response regulator, producing MKKNILIVEDELLIAEDIKYNLERLNYNVSGIAIRASEALTILENNSVDLALLDINIKGELDGIELGRKIRSLYPMPIVYLTSNSDKRTVERAVETEPSGYVVKPYNKTDLFTTLTLALHNSDKNEKPQEKQSTQGKGKSVFFKVEGTYTKVLFDNILFFRTAGNYIEIHKIGGVDLVRMTVKELFEHVASGNFLRVHKSYILNRDKITGFNGKEVFIGDRKFPMGGVYKDEVFQVLDVN
- a CDS encoding DUF6146 family protein, which produces MKKIIPTLLLALLIIACATTNTTDAAHTDKESKTKSLDTVRIANDSLEYEIIIIEPGFQSWLVTQPPRGYYIQKVLENRNLFSVQEYNRRVLDSRYNRTNLYEQQIDYQPGIDYGYEVNYLLFNYFEFFEETYNQKLR
- a CDS encoding D-2-hydroxyacid dehydrogenase, with the translated sequence MKILANDGVSQSGVDAMEKAGFEVITTNVAQDQLKDYINKNDISVLLVRSATTVRKELIDACPSLKIIGRGGVGMDNIDVSYAKEKGLHVINTPAASSSSVAELVFAHLYGGVRYLYDSNRAMPLEGDTNFKALKKSYAKGRELRGKTIGIIGFGRIGREVAKIALGIGMKVVASDNYVGEAEIELEFYNHQTIKIPIKTEPVSDLIQHSDFITLHVPAQKDYVIGKEEISKMKEGVGIINAARGGVLDEVALVDALNDGKVSFAALDVFEKEPKPEIQLLMNEKLSLSPHIGAATLEAQDRIGVELAEQIADILQPA
- a CDS encoding DUF6787 family protein, whose protein sequence is MKKLKERWGISSNWQVVVIFIVFGITGSTSAKIAGPIVEFLGITQENTSGWIYWPVRILLIFPVYQVLLIIFGWIFGQFQFFWAFEKKMLRRLGFAKFLD
- a CDS encoding sensor histidine kinase; the protein is MKYSPIYIILLLFFTQMSAQENDKDLNNLFNAVTTIEVTPNALQNYFYKITDNYLLTEHRESFTGFFNYVESDLELMNSTVFKDHYYLFKARSYRLSNEFGKAFSSLNNISDKLSGFSKKDSVNYFVMYHLATTELGLFKQSINYAQIINSIDDIPSTREPGMAPDIYFLVSSDLSYNKLGDYKNAIRIAKSKFEKFKELYPKDYYFLFNRANNIGVYYNNYNKPDSALVYFNKAMSYLDYEGFNGSKSTDKYRSFVQGNVAQSYMLMEHYKEAIPLLEDDVEKSLDYFPYNALISSVLLAESHVKLNNVAKAERVLSRFDSISNATERLQNPEFRDKLFAIKAKIAEQKGNHVKAIEILNAQIKFRDSNKAAEKLEEAISLQSAFELEKKEAELLASKVKANEMEVTLNKRNYSIIGGLLLIILLACLLVWYRLNSLKQKAQNKEFKLLTETIAEKNKVINIALQEKDTLLKEIHHRVKNNLQVVSSLLSLQSNNISSTVVREALLDGQARVRSMALVHQRLYETDNYKDIVFNDYIGQLVQNLIATYRVDNKVEYTINSKEIVDIDIAVPLGLIINEVVTNTLKYSEKDVLRLSINFNEKNTNHYKLVISDNALGFNLEEVKKRKTLGLKLIEILVKQLEGNLDIDTSTKSPTTYTIEFPKTDK